From the Microcoleus sp. FACHB-672 genome, the window GAACCTATAGAAGTGGTACTCGTAGAAGCTTCCAGTCTCGAAGCTGAGGAAGCAATCGAACAGACTTTATCTGAAGAAGACGCTGGCGGCGGCGGTGGCGGCGGCGGTGGCGGCGGTGGTGGCGGCGGCGGCGGTGGCGCTGAAGCTGATGCATTATCTACAGCAGCAGATTCCTCACCAGAAATAGCTTTGGCTGCTCAACCAGTTGTTGCACAGCAACAGCCAACGCCGACCCCAACACCAGAACCAACCCCAACACCAGAACCGACCCCAACACCGGAACCAACCCCAACACCGGAACCAACCCCAACACCGGAACCGGCCCCGACACCAGAACCGACCCCAACACCGGAACCAACCCCAACACCGGAACCGGCCCCGACACCAGAACCGACGTCGGAGGATAGCTTCACGCCAGAAGATCCAACCCCGACACCAGAACCAACACCAACCCCCACACCAACACCGGCACCAACTCCCACACCAACCCCCACACCGGCACCGGCACCAACTCCAACACCGACACCCAAAGTAACTCCCACACCGCCACCGGCACCAACACCTACGCCGACACCCAAGGCAACTCCCACACCGGCACCCAAGGCAACACCAACACCAACGCCGGCACCAACACCCAAGCCGGCTGCTAGCCAAACTCCCAAACCAGCTCAGACAGCACAACCAACGCCAACGAGTTCTCAACAAATTGCAGACTCTAAGTCGGCACCAACGCAAAATCCTTCGTCTAGCTTTTCTTCAGGAACGACTCGCTCTCTTTTAGAGAATCTAGGAATTGGAAACAATCGTGGCAATCAGTCAGGAACTACAAGCGTTCGCACCAATACTGGAGGTTCAGGCACTGGCTCAGGCACTGGCTCAGGCGGCGGCATTGGCACTGGCACTGGTACTGGCATAGGAGAAGGCACAGGCAGTGGTACAGGAGGCGGTAATGGCTCTGGCACAGGGACAGGTAATGGCAGCGGCACAGGCCCTGGCAGTGGCACAGGTTCCGGTGGCGGCAATGGCAGTGGCAATGGCAGTGGCAATGGCCCCGGCAATGGCACAAATGTTGCCACAGGGCCATTAAGACCAGAAACTGGGCCGGCAGATAGAGATGACAGCAGTTCTGGTGGTTCAGAACCGGAGAATATAACGTGCCGCCGATGCGAGCCGCCCCATCCTTCAAAGATCCCTGATGAAGTGGATCTAGACGGCGTACCTATGACTGAAATGCTTTTAGATATTGACAAAAATGGAAATGTCATAAGTGCGGAGGTTTACAAAGGCAGTGGTTCCCCAATCCTTGATGAATTAGCACTTGAAACCGCCAGAAACAAGTGGAAGTTCAGCTCATCAAAGAACGGAGTACAAGGCTTGTGGAAACCTCTGCAGTTTTTTGATACAGGCAATCGTGATGCCGCTCGTCTAGCTCGTGAGCGTGCGCGTGAAATAAACGACCGCGTACAGAAACAACGTGAAGCTGCTGCTGAACAGGATAGACAACGTGAAGCTGCTGCTGAACAAGAGAGACTACGTGAAGTTGCTGCTGAACAAGAAAGACTACGTGAAGTTGCTGCTGAACAAGAGAGACTACGTGAAGCTGCTGCTGAACAGGATAGACTACGTGAAGCTGCTGCTGAACAGGATAGACTACGTGAAGCTGCTGCTGAACAAGAGAGACTACGTGAAGCTGCTGAACAAGAAGAGGGTGATTTTGAACAACGTGAACAAGAACAACGTGATAATTTAAATCGTGAAACAGTTGATCCCATTCGACCAACTTCACCATTAGATACAAGGCCACCTCTAGAGACAAACCCACCGCTCGATCCAGTTTCACCTCTAGAGACAAACCCACCGCTCGATCCAGTTTCACCTCTAGAGACAAACCCACCGCTCAATCCAGTTTCACCTCTAGAGACAAATCCACGGCTCGATCCAGTTTCACCAATCGAGCCGGCTACCCCACCAGATACAACTTCAACGCCAGAATCAACCGGAGCCGAATAAAAGGTTGCCGATAATTATTACTCGTTAGGGGTCGAGCGCCCCTAACGAAAATATAGCTATATATATTGATATGCGGTCATTTTCTTAGTTGTGGCAGATTCGGCAACATCGGCACTACCCAATAAAAAAACCGGCTTCCGTTCCACTTTAATTGCAGTCGTAAAAGTAGCAGGGTGCCGGTTAAAAGAACTTAATTAATTTCATTGATAACAATGTGACCAGTTTTCCCACACGTTAACTGCTAGTTTCTGCATCTTGCGCTATAGTTTCCCCCAGACGAGGCTCAACACCGGCAAGCAAGCGCTCAATATTACTTTGATGACGCCAAATCACATATAAACCACCGGCAACCGCTAACAAACAGTAAGGTAGTGGTTGATGAGTCACAATCATCAATATTGCACAACCAATCGTCCCAGAAATTGAACTTAGAGAAACAATTCGGGAAATTGCTAAAACAGCAATAAAAGTGCCCAAAGTTCCTAAGCCCACCGGCCAGTAGAGCGCTAACAAAAGGCCCAAACTCGTCGCCACAGATTTGCCGCCACTGAAGCCTAACCAGATTGATTTACTGTGACCCAACATAACGGCTAACCCTGACGCCACAACCATCCAAGGCAGCCAATTATCAAGAATTGGGGGTGCAACGAGGGTAGAGGTTATATCCAGCGTATAAGCCCAGCGAGTCAGCAAGATCGCCGAAGCTCCCTTCAAGACATCAACCAAAAGAACAAATAGCGCCGGCCCTTTTCCCAGGGTTCTCAGCACATTTGTCGCGCCGGTTGATCCAGAACCCACTTCCCGAATGTCAACACCCTTAAGCCAGCGTCCTATCGCATAGCCGGTGGGCGTTGAACCCAACAGATAAGCCGCTATCAATAATCCCAAATTAAAACTTAACCAAAGAGCCATTCTGCAATTTTAGATTTGTCAACAACTGTGAATTAAACTTCTTACATTCAGCCGGCAAACAGACACCAAAAATATCTGTGTTTAGCTATGTTTATTTGTGGTTCGCATTAAACATCCACATTTTTGCCAAAAGTGCAAGCAAACCACTCAACGCTCACAATTAAAACTCCCTTGCCGCCGGCATAATTTGGGGTTCAGGAGCGAAAGCCAACCATAGGGGAAATTGCAATAACGCAAGATTAATTTGGTCTTCCGTTTCATCAATCACAATTAGCGGCATCTGACCATCTTTCACTAGCCGGTCTGCTTTTTGCGCCAGAGGTTCAGCCGCCTCAAATAAAACAACTCCCCGTTCTGGGCCAAAATCGCTGCGTGTAATACCCAGACAGTCTTGCAAGCCGCGACGCCATTCTCCCAGACGTTCTGGCGTAGTCGCCAGCACCAGCGTCCGTAGGCGATTGCCATAAACCTGACGCAATACCGAGATCGCAGATGAAGCGATGAGAATATTTTGCAACCGGCTCCCCATACTCCGCAAGGCTCCCCGGCCTCCTTGCGTAAAAAACCAGTTAGAAATGCGCTCAGCATGAATTGGCTCAAAGGTGCGGCGCAGTTGCCAAGGCGGGCCGTAATAATCCGGCATCGTGCGATATTGATCTAAAATACGCCGAATTTGTTTGGCTTGCTCTTGAAATCCTTGCTCAGCAAACTTAGGCGATGAGGACTTTTGTTCAACCCTCGCTTCTCTAACAGCTTGCTTTTGAGGAGCGGGTGCCGGCGGCATTAATTCTAACTGCTCAGCCGCACTAGCCAAATCCTGTAAACTTCCCACCAAGTAATCTTTAAAGCCTTGAACCCGAATAGCCAAATCTTGAGAAGCACCGGCAAAGGTTGTTCGCATCTCAGCACGGATGCGTTCTTGACGCCGTTCCAGTTGTTCTACACTAATTTGCAGCGCCTGCTTGCGTTGTTCTAGCTCACTCAAGCCTTCTTGGACGAGCCGGCCTAAAGCGGCTTGAGTGTCAGCCTGAGTTTGCAGCAGTTGAGCGCGAGAGGTTTGCAACTTGGCGATTTCCTCTTTCAAGGTTTGTTCTTGCTGTTGCAATTCAGCGACTCGTTTCGCCAAAGTTGCCGCCTCATCGAGAGAAATCATTGCCGGCAGCTCAACCGGCAAATTTTCGCTATCTGAGGCTGCCGGCAAAGGTTGCTCCTCTGGCAAATCCACCGGCTCAATGGCTTGATCTTGTAACTCTTCTGGATTTTGGGTTTCGTCTGAACTCATAAATTAATAGGGCAATCCTGAAAATCTCAGGGAATGTGCGTCACCGAGTGCGTGCTGAGTGGAAACTCGATCTGTTGTCTGGGCGGTTACCTAGCCTTCGATTAGCAATGGCAAAGCCGTCCCTACTTCACTGATTAACTGGGCAGCGCTCCTCCAAACAGGTTTGCAGCATCTTAGGGTCAAATAACACTGGCAAGAAGTGGATACTCTTGACTTCTTTAAAGTAAAACAGAATGGGGACAGCAGGCCAAAAAATCCGCCAATTTTGCCATTCCTGATAGGGAAAGCTGCGGATTAACTTTTCCGAACGATAGACATCCAAGGCTGTTTCCGTGAATCTTAGGCGAATGGTAAGCGCCTGAAACATGAGAAATAAACCAAAAATCGCAATTACGCTTGCTACCCAAAGCTGCACGAGTAAAAGGGGAAGGGCTGCGAACACCAAAACCAGCGGCAGCGTATAGCTGGGGGCCAGTTCAACTGTCTGCGCCGGCAAGCGAGAGGATGTGGCAGTTGTCACTTTTCTTAAATCCCTTTGTCTGTAAAGTTACGTTACCTCATTTAATTCTAAAGGTTCAAGCCCTTACAAACCTTTCATCACAGCACTGCCGGTGCCGCGAAACATCACGTAGGACAGAAAAAAGTTGAACACAAAGATCGCCAGCAGTGAGGTAACAACTGCTGTCGTGGTGGACTGCCCGACGCCCTTAGCGCCCCCCGTTGTCGTTAAACCCCAACTGCACCCAATTACAGCAATTAAAGAACCAAAGAAAATTCCTTTCAGGGCAGCACTGCAAATGTCCCAAATATCGAGGAAGTTACGAGCCGAACTTAAAAACATATTTTGGGAGATGCCGTACATATTGGTGGCGATCAACATTCCTCCTGCCATGCCGGTGATCAGGCACAGGATGGTTAAAACCGGCAGCATAATGCAGCAAGCGATGACGCGAGGAAGTACCAAATAATCAATCGGATCGGTTTTCAGGATATACAGCGCGTCTATTTGCTCGGTTACTTTCATCGTGCCAATTTCTGCGGCAAACGCTGAACCAACGCGCCCCGCTAAGATCACTGCCGTCAAAACTGGGCCAAGCTCACGGGCGAGGGAAATAGCGAGTACGCCGCCCACAGCATTTGCCGCACCAAAGTTGATAAATTCCCGCGCCACCTGAATTGTGAACACCATGCCGACAAAGCCAGCAGTTATTAGGGCGATCAGCAATGATTCTGGGCCAACTGCTGCCATTTGGTCGAGGGTGTTGCGCCGGTGGATCTTGCCGGCAAACAGGTGAACAATAACTTGGCCACCCAGGAAAATCGCGGCTACTAACCGCTGACCCCACAATCCCAAGTTAGAGCTAGTAACGCTTTCACTCATGTGATTTTAGATTTTAGGTTTGAGATTGGAAAGTTCAAGCCGCAGGGCTATTGCAATCATTTTAAGGGAGGCATCTATTCCGCAAGTACCGATTGCGGTGATGAGAGGGACACTCTAACATGACACAAATCGTTTAACCGAACTCTACAAGTTTTTAACGGTATTACTCAAAAACATAACAAACGCCTGGAAATCTCTTTGCAGCTTTCTCTGAGGCTTTGTGCTTGTTGAATACAGCAGCTCCCTCACTGTGCCGGTGTTGCGAATCTCTACCTCCTGAAAAAGTTCGGGAATTGCGATTTCTCCCTACCAAAGAACCGAATCCCCCAATTCGGTTGCTTTTAATATATTAAAAACAAGCTCAATTGAGAGCATTGAAACGCTTAAAAAAACAGGTAATGGAGGCAAATCCTATGGCACTCATTCGTTGGGAACCTTTCCGCGAGATTGATAGTTTGCAACGCGAAATGAACCGGCTGTTTGATACCCTCACACCAACTGCTGATGGACGCACGAATGGCGTTGCCTTTATTCCCGCAGCAGAAATGCAAGAAACTCCGGAAGCGATTCACCTGAAATTGGAAGTTCCTGGCTTAGAAGCCAAAGATTTAGATGTGCAAGTCACGGCAGAAGCCGTTGCCATTAGCGGCGAACGCCGGAGCGAAACCAAAACAGATGAAAACGGCATGGTGCGCTCTGAATTCCGCTACGGTAAATTTCAACGCGTGATTCCTTTACCAGGACGGGTTCAAAACAACCAAGTTCAAGCCGAATATAAAGACGGCATTCTTCAGCTAAGGCTTCCTAAAGCAGAAGAAGAAAAGAACCGCGTTGTTAAAGTGAATTTGGGTTAAAGCTTGGCTTGTTAAGCCTGCGCTGTAAGGTCTGATTTGGGGGCGAAAGATTTCTCGCCCCAACGAAAATTCCAACATCTGAACGCAACTTAAGATAAATAGCAAACAGCCCCAGGAAATTTCCTAGGGCTGTTTTATTTTGAATTTATGGGACGATAAATGGCCACTTGCCCATTTTGGTGAGGGCAGTAAGCCTAGCAATTCTGAAGATTTATAAAAGATTTACTTAAATCATTCTTTAGATAGATACAATCTTTTAAACCATTTAAGGTGATTCCTTGTACTGCGGAGATAATGTTGCCAATTTGTAAAGATTCCTGGGATTAAAGTCAATAAATATTATTAATTGACAGTAAAAATACAAAGCGGATCTGGCTAGTATAAACGCTTTGCTCCTTATTTAATAACGGTTTTGGCTGATGGGTTAGCCAAAATAGCTGGGAATGATGATTTAAGTGCGGAATGTGGGTTTTATAAGAAGCAGAATCTACATATAGACGGTTGACAAAACATGAAGCATTACTCATGGTCTAATTGGTCACTATGGCTAACCAAAGTGCTGGTTGTCGCGACTGTCTACTATACGGCAGCGATGTTGGCGCACTCACTCGCGGATCAACCGGGGACGGTCATGCCGGTGTGGCCGGCATCTGGAATTTCCTTAGCAGCAGTTATCCTGCTGGGATATAAAGTTTGGCCGGGAATTTGGCTAGGTCAGTTTTTAGAAGCGATGACGACTTTATTGAGTGAAGCAAATGCCCCTCCAGTTGCCACGTCTATTGCCCTCTCGGCATTTATTGGAGTCGCGGTAACAGTGGCTTATGTGTTAGGCACCTTTTTGCTGCGTCGGTTTGTGGGACACCAAAATTTGCTGGATCGGGCAGCGGATGTTTTTAAGTTTGTGGCACTAGGAGCTATTTTCATCTGCGCGGTGAGCGCAACGCTTGGTTCAACCAGTTTGTGTTTGGCTGGCATTTGTAGTTGGGATACCTATGGACAAACCTGGGGAACGTGGTTTTTAGGGGATACCGTCGGAATTTTGGTTCTGACGCCGGCATTACTAATTTGGAGTCGTCCGATTTCAAATTTGAGATTTTCGACTTTGCCGGCTTATATAAAATCTGCAATGGCAGATCCCAAATTGTTTGAAACTGTACTGCTGTTGGTACTGCTAGTGGGTGTTTGCGAGGTGGCTTTCGGCGGCGGCTATCCGGTGGCTTATTTGGTCATTCCCTTTTTAGTCTGGGCTGCTTTTCGATTTGGCCAGCGCGGTGCTACGTTATTAATTCTGTTCGTGTCGAGTCGGGCGATTTGGGGGACGGTTCGCGGTCATGGGCCATTTATCCGGGAGTCACTCAACGAATCTCTGCTGTTATTGCAGTGTTTTGTTGGGGTTATTGCGGTAACAACAATAATTTTGGCAGCAGTGATTGTAGAACGCGAGCAGGCGGAGGCTAGCTTGCAACGGGCGAATGAGCAGCTAGAACAAAGAGTTGAGGAGCGCACTGCTGCTTTAATGCTGGCAAATGAAGCGTTGCAGCAGTCGGAGGTTGAATTGAAAGAAAAAGCGAGCCAGATCGAACAGGCGATGCGAGAGTTGCAGCTGACTCAATCTCAACTGATTCAGACGGAAAAAATGTCTTCATTAGGGCAGTTGGTTGCCGGTGTAGCTCACGAAATTAATAATCCGGTGAGCTTTATTTATGGCAATGTGAGGCCGGCAAAGGAATATATTGACGACTTATTACACTTGGTACAGCTTTACCGACAGCACTATCCAAATCCGGCCAGTGAAATTAAGGAAATATCTGAGGAGATGGATTTAGACTTTGTTGTAGAAGATTTACCTAAGCTATTGAGTTCGATGAAAATGGGAGCAGATCGCATCCGGGCGATTGTTTTATCCCTGCGAAATTTCTCCCGTTTAGATGAATCAGAAATGAAGCCAGTTGATATTCATGAGGGGTTAGATAGTACACTGCTGCTCTTGCAAAATCGCTTAAAAGCGGATACCGGCAATAGTGAGATTCAAGTTATTAAAGAGTATGGCAATTTGCCCTCTGTGGAGTGTTATGCCGGCCAGCTTAATCAAGTTTTTATGAATCTGCTTGCCAATGCAATTGATGCACTGGAAAAGCAAGAGGATCCCAGGATGATTACTATCAGCACTTCTGTAAAGACGGGAGATAGACATCAGACGGAAGAAAAAAAATCTTTTATCTCTAATTCTCAAGTTGTGATTCGGATTGCTGATAATGGGATAGGAATGGAACAACATCTGCAAAAACGCCTTTTTGATCCGTTCTTTACCACAAAGCCGGTGGGCAAAGGGACGGGATTAGGTTTGTCAA encodes:
- the plsY gene encoding glycerol-3-phosphate 1-O-acyltransferase PlsY, whose protein sequence is MALWLSFNLGLLIAAYLLGSTPTGYAIGRWLKGVDIREVGSGSTGATNVLRTLGKGPALFVLLVDVLKGASAILLTRWAYTLDITSTLVAPPILDNWLPWMVVASGLAVMLGHSKSIWLGFSGGKSVATSLGLLLALYWPVGLGTLGTFIAVLAISRIVSLSSISGTIGCAILMIVTHQPLPYCLLAVAGGLYVIWRHQSNIERLLAGVEPRLGETIAQDAETSS
- a CDS encoding DUF3119 family protein, which gives rise to MTTATSSRLPAQTVELAPSYTLPLVLVFAALPLLLVQLWVASVIAIFGLFLMFQALTIRLRFTETALDVYRSEKLIRSFPYQEWQNWRIFWPAVPILFYFKEVKSIHFLPVLFDPKMLQTCLEERCPVNQ
- a CDS encoding Hsp20/alpha crystallin family protein; protein product: MALIRWEPFREIDSLQREMNRLFDTLTPTADGRTNGVAFIPAAEMQETPEAIHLKLEVPGLEAKDLDVQVTAEAVAISGERRSETKTDENGMVRSEFRYGKFQRVIPLPGRVQNNQVQAEYKDGILQLRLPKAEEEKNRVVKVNLG
- a CDS encoding MlaE family lipid ABC transporter permease subunit; translated protein: MSESVTSSNLGLWGQRLVAAIFLGGQVIVHLFAGKIHRRNTLDQMAAVGPESLLIALITAGFVGMVFTIQVAREFINFGAANAVGGVLAISLARELGPVLTAVILAGRVGSAFAAEIGTMKVTEQIDALYILKTDPIDYLVLPRVIACCIMLPVLTILCLITGMAGGMLIATNMYGISQNMFLSSARNFLDIWDICSAALKGIFFGSLIAVIGCSWGLTTTGGAKGVGQSTTTAVVTSLLAIFVFNFFLSYVMFRGTGSAVMKGL
- a CDS encoding MASE1 domain-containing protein — encoded protein: MKHYSWSNWSLWLTKVLVVATVYYTAAMLAHSLADQPGTVMPVWPASGISLAAVILLGYKVWPGIWLGQFLEAMTTLLSEANAPPVATSIALSAFIGVAVTVAYVLGTFLLRRFVGHQNLLDRAADVFKFVALGAIFICAVSATLGSTSLCLAGICSWDTYGQTWGTWFLGDTVGILVLTPALLIWSRPISNLRFSTLPAYIKSAMADPKLFETVLLLVLLVGVCEVAFGGGYPVAYLVIPFLVWAAFRFGQRGATLLILFVSSRAIWGTVRGHGPFIRESLNESLLLLQCFVGVIAVTTIILAAVIVEREQAEASLQRANEQLEQRVEERTAALMLANEALQQSEVELKEKASQIEQAMRELQLTQSQLIQTEKMSSLGQLVAGVAHEINNPVSFIYGNVRPAKEYIDDLLHLVQLYRQHYPNPASEIKEISEEMDLDFVVEDLPKLLSSMKMGADRIRAIVLSLRNFSRLDESEMKPVDIHEGLDSTLLLLQNRLKADTGNSEIQVIKEYGNLPSVECYAGQLNQVFMNLLANAIDALEKQEDPRMITISTSVKTGDRHQTEEKKSFISNSQVVIRIADNGIGMEQHLQKRLFDPFFTTKPVGKGTGLGLSISYQIVVEKHKGQLRCASTSMQGTEFIIEIPIQQSSSNASVFSCALPLVGSGKGNF
- a CDS encoding energy transducer TonB; protein product: MTYSVLGSLALHAALLLLTNFGVKTPDLLAAEPIEVVLVEASSLEAEEAIEQTLSEEDAGGGGGGGGGGGGGGGGGGAEADALSTAADSSPEIALAAQPVVAQQQPTPTPTPEPTPTPEPTPTPEPTPTPEPTPTPEPAPTPEPTPTPEPTPTPEPAPTPEPTSEDSFTPEDPTPTPEPTPTPTPTPAPTPTPTPTPAPAPTPTPTPKVTPTPPPAPTPTPTPKATPTPAPKATPTPTPAPTPKPAASQTPKPAQTAQPTPTSSQQIADSKSAPTQNPSSSFSSGTTRSLLENLGIGNNRGNQSGTTSVRTNTGGSGTGSGTGSGGGIGTGTGTGIGEGTGSGTGGGNGSGTGTGNGSGTGPGSGTGSGGGNGSGNGSGNGPGNGTNVATGPLRPETGPADRDDSSSGGSEPENITCRRCEPPHPSKIPDEVDLDGVPMTEMLLDIDKNGNVISAEVYKGSGSPILDELALETARNKWKFSSSKNGVQGLWKPLQFFDTGNRDAARLARERAREINDRVQKQREAAAEQDRQREAAAEQERLREVAAEQERLREVAAEQERLREAAAEQDRLREAAAEQDRLREAAAEQERLREAAEQEEGDFEQREQEQRDNLNRETVDPIRPTSPLDTRPPLETNPPLDPVSPLETNPPLDPVSPLETNPPLNPVSPLETNPRLDPVSPIEPATPPDTTSTPESTGAE
- a CDS encoding DUF3086 domain-containing protein — protein: MSSDETQNPEELQDQAIEPVDLPEEQPLPAASDSENLPVELPAMISLDEAATLAKRVAELQQQEQTLKEEIAKLQTSRAQLLQTQADTQAALGRLVQEGLSELEQRKQALQISVEQLERRQERIRAEMRTTFAGASQDLAIRVQGFKDYLVGSLQDLASAAEQLELMPPAPAPQKQAVREARVEQKSSSPKFAEQGFQEQAKQIRRILDQYRTMPDYYGPPWQLRRTFEPIHAERISNWFFTQGGRGALRSMGSRLQNILIASSAISVLRQVYGNRLRTLVLATTPERLGEWRRGLQDCLGITRSDFGPERGVVLFEAAEPLAQKADRLVKDGQMPLIVIDETEDQINLALLQFPLWLAFAPEPQIMPAAREF